A window of Ranitomeya variabilis isolate aRanVar5 chromosome 2, aRanVar5.hap1, whole genome shotgun sequence contains these coding sequences:
- the LOC143808229 gene encoding latexin-like, translating to MHCVLCGSQGRPIMEKLNPSHYPTSRAVGVVMSHINYKLGGPNRLYDPQNEKTASREAIPGLGNKYYLKFSIQDALNKEEAIKCTAEVLYYTNKQTAPDVTYRLQPEPPNYTAAKDNAFYSRIRSRSEPLVAVDIPDKFGNIAPDMEPIWHLALASCSFVKWQNSTEETLYSMVVINKVTEVKRDDAALEFHYEVLIHQMVTQEMKPWLIESVWDPTEGLRIKNQQRMPDTNPDENSV from the exons atgcattgtgtccTGTGTGGGAGCCAGGGAAGACCAATCATGGAAAAGCTTAATCCCTCCCATTACCCGACCTCCAGAGCAGTAGGGGTTGTTATGAGCCACATTAACTACAAACTAGGGGGGCCAAACCGGCTTTATGATCCTCAGAATGAGAAAACGGCCAGCAGGGAG gctaTCCCAGGGTTGGGTAATAAATATTACCTGAAGTTCAGTATACAAGATGCCCTGAATAAG GAAGAAGCCATAAAATGCACTGCTGAGGTCCTGTACTACACAAATAAGCAAACTGCTCCTGATGTGACGTACAGACTGCAGCCTGAGCCGCCCAACTACACCGCCGCCAAAGACAACGCGTTCTACAGCAGGATACGGAGCCGCTCGGAGCCACTGGTAGCCGTAGACATCCCAG ATAAATTTGGCAATATAGCCCCCGATATGGAGCCCATCTGGCACCTGGCACTGGCTTCTTGTTCTTTTGTCAAGTGGCAAAACTCCACAGAAGAAACACTTTACAGTATGGTTGTCATTAACAAGGTTACAGAGGTG AAAAGGGACGATGCCGCCCTAGAATTCCATTACGAAGTGCTGATCCACCAGATGGTGACACAG GAAATGAAGCCGTGGTTGATAGAAAGCGTATGGGACCCAACAGAAGGGTTAAGAATCAAAAATCAACAACGCATGCCAGATACCAATCCAGATGAGAACAGCGTCTGA